The following proteins are co-located in the Spirosoma montaniterrae genome:
- a CDS encoding homogentisate 1,2-dioxygenase, whose protein sequence is MFYHTLGQIPPKRHTQFEKPDGSGLYYEQLFGTIGFDGMSSLLYHVHRPTQVRAVLESVDVAPKAAVQKNMLARKLIGFQAEPADDFLDSRVPLLFNNDLTVGVASPRQSLTAYFYKNADADELLFVHRGSGTLRTLFGQIPFGYGDYLVIPRGMIYQIDFDRPASGNADTRLLYVESHSPIYTPKRYRNHFGQLLEHSPFCERDIRRPQNLETHDETGEFVMKIKKQGSLHTLVYATHPFDVVGWDGYNYPYAFNIQNFEPITGRVHQPPPVHQTFQTDTFVVCSFCPRLYDYHPKAIPAPYNHSNIDSDEVIYYVDGDFMSRNDIAPGHITLHPGGIPHGPAPGAMERSIGKTGTEEYAVMVDTFRPLMLTEQALKIDDGKYWQSWL, encoded by the coding sequence ATGTTTTACCATACCCTCGGTCAGATTCCGCCCAAGCGGCATACGCAGTTCGAGAAGCCAGACGGTTCGGGGCTGTATTACGAGCAGTTGTTCGGCACCATTGGCTTCGATGGCATGTCGTCGCTGCTGTATCACGTTCACCGCCCTACACAGGTGCGGGCCGTGCTGGAGAGCGTAGACGTGGCACCGAAAGCCGCTGTGCAGAAGAATATGCTGGCTCGTAAACTGATTGGTTTTCAGGCCGAACCGGCAGATGATTTCTTAGATAGTCGCGTACCATTGCTGTTCAACAACGACCTGACCGTAGGGGTGGCGTCTCCACGCCAGTCGCTCACCGCTTATTTTTACAAAAACGCCGACGCCGACGAACTGTTGTTTGTGCATCGCGGGTCGGGTACGCTGCGCACACTGTTTGGGCAGATTCCATTCGGGTACGGCGATTATCTGGTGATTCCGCGCGGGATGATTTACCAGATTGATTTTGATCGGCCCGCTTCAGGGAATGCCGACACGCGGCTGCTCTACGTAGAGTCGCATTCGCCCATTTACACGCCCAAACGTTACCGCAACCATTTCGGGCAACTGCTCGAACATTCGCCCTTCTGTGAGCGCGACATCCGCCGTCCGCAGAACCTCGAAACCCACGACGAGACGGGCGAGTTTGTGATGAAAATCAAAAAACAGGGTTCATTGCACACGCTCGTGTATGCCACGCACCCGTTCGACGTGGTAGGCTGGGATGGTTACAACTATCCGTATGCCTTTAATATTCAGAATTTTGAACCGATAACGGGTCGCGTCCATCAGCCGCCCCCGGTGCATCAAACGTTCCAGACCGATACGTTTGTGGTGTGTTCGTTCTGCCCGCGCCTGTACGACTACCACCCGAAAGCGATTCCGGCTCCCTACAACCACTCGAACATCGACTCCGACGAGGTTATTTACTACGTCGATGGCGATTTTATGAGCCGCAACGACATTGCCCCCGGCCACATTACGCTACACCCCGGCGGCATTCCGCACGGCCCCGCACCTGGCGCAATGGAACGCAGCATTGGCAAAACCGGCACCGAAGAATACGCCGTAATGGTCGATACATTCCGCCCGCTGATGCTTACCGAACAGGCATTGAAAATTGACGACGGAAAGTATTGGCAGTCGTGGCTGTAA
- a CDS encoding nucleotidyltransferase family protein → MQPTLLILAAGMGSRYGGIKQLDQFGPNGETIIDYSLFDAIRAGFGKVVFIIREELRADFEEIFAPKLAGKVEVDYAIQALDSYVPEELGEVRRTKPWGTGHAMLCAKDHTHTPFAVINADDFYGLEAFQLIGDFLTTDTHDDLHAMVGYEVQKTLSENGSVSRGVCAVDAYGHLTSVIERTKIYEKDSGPTGRRIVFEEGDDLTPLSPDTPVSMNFWGFKPSVFPLVQKQFESYAIANIDSPKAEFYIPTVMTNLIQTETGRCKVFRSASEWFGVTYPDDKPTVQAALAKLHETGAYPAQLW, encoded by the coding sequence ATGCAACCAACGCTTTTAATTCTGGCTGCCGGTATGGGTAGCCGCTACGGTGGGATTAAACAACTCGATCAGTTCGGGCCGAACGGCGAGACCATCATCGACTATTCGCTGTTCGACGCCATTCGGGCGGGCTTCGGTAAGGTCGTGTTTATTATCCGCGAAGAACTTCGCGCCGACTTTGAGGAGATTTTCGCGCCGAAATTAGCCGGTAAAGTTGAGGTCGATTATGCTATTCAGGCACTTGATTCCTATGTTCCCGAAGAACTTGGCGAGGTGCGCCGAACCAAGCCCTGGGGTACGGGCCATGCCATGCTCTGTGCCAAAGACCACACACACACGCCGTTTGCGGTCATCAACGCCGATGATTTTTACGGTCTTGAAGCGTTTCAGCTTATCGGCGATTTCCTGACGACCGATACGCACGATGACCTGCACGCGATGGTAGGCTACGAAGTGCAGAAAACGCTGTCTGAAAATGGCTCCGTATCGCGGGGCGTTTGCGCCGTTGATGCCTACGGCCATTTGACGTCGGTTATTGAACGGACGAAGATTTATGAAAAAGACAGCGGGCCGACGGGTCGGCGCATCGTCTTTGAAGAAGGCGACGACCTAACGCCACTTTCGCCCGATACGCCCGTGTCGATGAACTTCTGGGGCTTCAAGCCATCGGTTTTTCCGCTGGTGCAGAAACAGTTCGAGAGCTACGCCATCGCCAACATCGATTCGCCCAAAGCCGAATTCTACATCCCAACCGTGATGACCAACCTGATTCAAACTGAAACGGGCCGCTGCAAAGTTTTCCGCAGCGCATCAGAATGGTTCGGCGTCACCTACCCCGACGATAAGCCGACCGTACAGGCCGCGCTTGCCAAACTGCACGAAACGGGCGCGTATCCGGCGCAGTTGTGGTAA
- a CDS encoding YgiQ family radical SAM protein has translation MIERPITDWLPLTKDEVEKRGWDEVDIILVSGDAYVDHPAFGTAVIGRIMESEGFRVAIIAQPNWRDDLRDFKKFGRPKYFFGVTAGCMDSMVNHYTANKRLRSNDSYTPGGEAGFRPDYATTVYSKILKQLYPDVPVLLGGIEASLRRVTHYDYWKDELMPSILVDSEADMLVYGMGEQPLREILKLARQGVPFSSMRNINQVAFLHDTRTGDLRDYNNWDTVELASHEVCLQDKIRYAANFKIVEVESNKWQANRITQQVSDKVLVINPPFKTMDEAEIDKSFDLPYTRMPHPKYKKRGPIPAYEMIKFSVNMHRGCFGGCSFCTISAHQGKFIASRSEKSVLREVDEITKHPEFKGYISDLGGPSANMYKMKGKDESICARCQSPSCIHPVICSNLDTSHKPLTELYRKVDANPNIKKAFVGSGVRYDLLVDDFNKNNEDGNHDEYMEQLVTRHVSGRLKVAPEHTADDTLRVMRKPSFKYFKQFKKKYDQIQDKHNLNQPLIPYFISSHPGCEEADMANLAAETKDMGFQLEQVQDFTPTPMTVAEVIYYSGVHPYTLKPVKTAKTRDEKLAQNRYFFWYKPEHKDWIRNRLTKLNRPDLVERLLGMPKKKANGKPDYQKHKPGWKRRR, from the coding sequence ATGATAGAACGACCCATTACCGACTGGCTCCCGCTGACCAAAGACGAAGTTGAAAAACGAGGCTGGGATGAAGTCGATATTATACTCGTTTCGGGCGATGCCTACGTCGATCATCCGGCGTTTGGCACGGCGGTAATTGGCCGCATCATGGAAAGCGAAGGATTCCGCGTTGCCATCATCGCCCAGCCCAACTGGCGCGACGACCTGCGCGATTTCAAAAAATTTGGCCGACCCAAATATTTCTTCGGCGTAACGGCGGGCTGTATGGATTCGATGGTGAACCATTACACGGCCAACAAACGCCTGCGTTCCAACGACTCTTACACGCCCGGTGGCGAAGCCGGTTTCCGGCCTGATTACGCCACTACGGTATACAGCAAAATCCTGAAACAGCTTTATCCCGACGTGCCGGTGCTGCTTGGCGGCATCGAAGCGTCGCTGCGCCGGGTTACGCATTACGACTATTGGAAAGACGAACTGATGCCGTCTATTCTGGTCGATTCGGAAGCCGACATGCTTGTGTATGGCATGGGCGAGCAACCCCTGCGCGAGATTCTGAAACTGGCGCGGCAGGGCGTTCCGTTCTCGTCGATGCGCAACATTAATCAGGTGGCGTTTCTGCACGACACCCGCACGGGCGACCTGCGCGACTACAACAACTGGGATACGGTTGAGCTGGCAAGCCACGAGGTTTGTTTGCAGGACAAAATCAGATATGCGGCCAACTTCAAAATCGTGGAAGTTGAGTCGAATAAGTGGCAGGCGAACCGGATTACGCAGCAGGTGAGCGATAAGGTGCTGGTCATTAATCCGCCGTTCAAAACAATGGACGAAGCCGAAATCGACAAGTCGTTCGATTTGCCGTATACGCGGATGCCGCACCCGAAATACAAAAAACGCGGGCCGATTCCGGCCTACGAAATGATCAAGTTTTCGGTGAACATGCACCGTGGCTGTTTTGGCGGCTGTAGTTTCTGCACCATTTCGGCGCATCAGGGCAAGTTCATTGCGTCGCGGTCGGAGAAGTCGGTGTTGCGCGAAGTAGACGAGATTACGAAGCACCCGGAGTTCAAGGGCTATATTTCGGATTTGGGCGGACCCTCGGCCAATATGTATAAGATGAAGGGTAAAGATGAGAGCATCTGCGCCCGCTGCCAAAGCCCAAGCTGCATTCACCCGGTTATCTGCTCAAACCTCGACACGTCGCACAAGCCGCTGACGGAGCTTTACCGCAAGGTCGATGCGAATCCGAACATCAAGAAAGCGTTTGTAGGGTCGGGCGTGCGGTACGATTTGCTCGTTGACGATTTTAACAAGAACAACGAAGACGGCAACCACGACGAGTACATGGAGCAGTTAGTGACGCGCCACGTATCGGGTCGGTTGAAAGTTGCCCCCGAACACACCGCCGATGATACGTTGCGGGTGATGCGGAAACCGTCGTTCAAATATTTCAAGCAGTTCAAGAAAAAGTACGATCAGATTCAGGACAAGCACAACCTGAATCAGCCGCTGATTCCGTACTTCATCTCGTCGCACCCCGGCTGCGAAGAGGCCGACATGGCGAACCTTGCTGCCGAGACCAAAGACATGGGTTTTCAACTCGAACAGGTGCAGGATTTTACGCCTACGCCCATGACGGTAGCCGAGGTGATCTACTATTCGGGCGTTCACCCGTATACGCTGAAGCCGGTGAAAACTGCCAAAACGCGCGACGAGAAATTAGCACAGAACCGCTATTTCTTCTGGTACAAACCCGAACATAAAGACTGGATTCGGAACCGGCTCACCAAGTTAAACCGCCCCGATCTGGTGGAGCGGCTGCTGGGTATGCCCAAGAAAAAAGCCAACGGCAAGCCTGATTATCAGAAGCATAAGCCGGGCTGGAAACGACGGCGGTAG
- a CDS encoding VOC family protein has translation MVNSLNWFEIPATDFARAKAFYATVLDAQIHDDPNRQYAYLPSDPQKGAFGGAIACGENFVPAMTGTTVYLDGGNDLSVPLGRIERAGGTVILPKTAIGGNGFIALFIDTEGNKVGFHSMG, from the coding sequence ATGGTAAACTCTCTAAATTGGTTTGAAATCCCGGCAACAGATTTCGCCAGAGCGAAAGCATTTTATGCTACAGTGTTAGATGCTCAAATTCATGACGACCCAAATAGGCAATATGCCTATTTACCGTCTGATCCACAAAAAGGCGCATTTGGCGGAGCAATTGCTTGTGGTGAAAACTTTGTTCCTGCAATGACCGGCACAACTGTTTACTTGGATGGCGGAAATGACCTTTCAGTTCCATTAGGCAGAATAGAAAGGGCCGGTGGAACAGTTATTCTGCCGAAAACTGCTATTGGTGGCAACGGCTTTATTGCACTTTTTATCGACACAGAAGGAAACAAAGTTGGATTCCATTCAATGGGATAA
- a CDS encoding quinone oxidoreductase family protein, with product MKQIIVNEFGGPEKLLLQDAPMPSAGDGQILIKVEASGVNFSDSLHRQNTNVLPTPLPYVLGYEVAGIVTELGKGVENISLGDRVVAMLPEGGGYAQYAVTPSFLAAVIPPTISAQESLALQVQGLTAYLMLKDGAKLQAGQTVLIHSAAGGVGTLLVQIAKQMGAGKVIAAASNAEKLAVAKSLGADELINYTESEWVQKVKDATGGKGVDLILSGTGGEILRNSFSCLAPFSRLVIYGSSGGSTTIEEPFSLFAMGSNILQVFGLAPYFGKPELMQEAYQYLFSQAATGKLKVYIGQTFSLEDAAEAHRQMENRKTTGKIVLIP from the coding sequence ATGAAACAGATAATAGTAAATGAATTTGGCGGTCCTGAAAAATTGCTTTTACAGGATGCACCAATGCCTTCTGCCGGTGATGGGCAAATTCTAATTAAAGTAGAAGCATCAGGGGTGAATTTTTCTGACAGCTTGCATAGACAAAATACAAATGTACTCCCCACCCCTTTACCTTATGTACTTGGCTATGAAGTGGCAGGAATAGTTACCGAGCTTGGAAAAGGTGTCGAAAATATTTCCTTAGGAGATCGTGTAGTTGCTATGCTTCCTGAGGGCGGAGGATATGCTCAATATGCTGTTACTCCCTCTTTTTTGGCAGCAGTTATTCCGCCTACTATCTCTGCCCAGGAATCTTTGGCATTGCAAGTTCAAGGACTAACCGCATACCTGATGTTGAAAGACGGAGCGAAACTACAAGCTGGGCAAACTGTGCTGATACACTCAGCAGCGGGTGGTGTGGGTACATTACTCGTTCAAATTGCAAAACAAATGGGCGCAGGTAAAGTAATTGCAGCCGCAAGTAATGCTGAAAAATTGGCTGTCGCCAAATCATTGGGTGCCGATGAATTAATAAATTATACGGAATCTGAATGGGTTCAAAAAGTGAAGGACGCTACAGGAGGAAAAGGTGTTGATTTAATCTTAAGTGGTACAGGAGGTGAAATTTTGCGAAATAGCTTTAGTTGCCTTGCGCCCTTTAGTAGGCTGGTAATCTATGGAAGTAGTGGTGGATCTACAACAATTGAAGAACCCTTTTCACTATTTGCGATGGGCAGCAACATACTGCAGGTTTTTGGATTAGCACCTTATTTTGGAAAACCAGAATTGATGCAGGAAGCTTATCAATATTTGTTTTCGCAAGCTGCAACTGGGAAACTAAAGGTTTACATCGGGCAAACCTTTAGTTTGGAAGACGCTGCCGAAGCACACAGACAAATGGAAAACAGAAAAACAACAGGTAAAATTGTGCTAATTCCTTAA
- a CDS encoding organic hydroperoxide resistance protein: MTTIEKLYTASATAIGGREGHVSSSDNVLDLPVRVPKEFGGPGGPYTNPEQLFAAGYAACFGGALNVVIGTAKVKTGTPKVHSHVSIGKTPEGGFGLAVRLEVEIPGVEQALAQELAEKAHQICPYSNATRGNILVEVVLAK; this comes from the coding sequence ATGACCACTATTGAAAAATTGTACACAGCATCGGCAACTGCCATCGGCGGCAGAGAAGGACATGTAAGCTCCTCTGACAATGTACTTGACCTGCCGGTACGGGTTCCTAAAGAATTTGGAGGCCCGGGTGGCCCCTATACCAACCCGGAGCAACTATTTGCAGCCGGCTATGCGGCCTGTTTCGGTGGAGCCCTGAACGTGGTAATCGGAACGGCTAAAGTTAAAACCGGTACTCCTAAAGTGCATTCACACGTAAGCATTGGTAAAACGCCAGAGGGCGGTTTTGGCCTTGCAGTGCGCCTGGAAGTAGAGATACCAGGTGTTGAGCAAGCCCTCGCTCAGGAGCTTGCAGAAAAGGCGCATCAGATATGCCCCTATTCTAATGCCACCCGCGGAAACATCCTCGTAGAAGTGGTATTGGCGAAATAA
- a CDS encoding SDR family NAD(P)-dependent oxidoreductase — protein MNRPSKIILITGASTGFGNLTAKLLAKNGHTVYATMRDTNGKNKAHHDHY, from the coding sequence ATGAATAGGCCAAGTAAAATCATTTTAATCACAGGAGCAAGTACAGGCTTTGGCAACCTCACCGCCAAACTACTTGCCAAAAATGGGCATACAGTATATGCCACTATGCGGGATACCAATGGCAAAAACAAGGCGCATCATGACCACTATTGA
- a CDS encoding winged helix-turn-helix transcriptional regulator produces the protein MKNNTNIDNQEDKIGKNFVFDENSCPVTATMKVLGGKWKPILINAIYLTAPARFGELKRSVKGITQSMLTQQLRELEDDGLISRKIYAEIPPRVEYTLTEFGLTLSPIMQAMAKWGEEYRINKQKA, from the coding sequence ATGAAAAATAATACTAATATTGATAATCAAGAAGATAAAATCGGAAAAAATTTTGTTTTCGATGAAAATTCTTGCCCCGTAACAGCTACAATGAAAGTTTTGGGCGGAAAATGGAAGCCAATACTTATTAATGCCATCTACCTAACTGCTCCTGCGAGGTTTGGGGAATTGAAGCGAAGTGTAAAGGGGATAACTCAATCTATGCTTACTCAGCAGTTGAGAGAGTTAGAAGATGATGGGTTAATAAGCAGAAAAATTTATGCAGAAATTCCCCCGAGGGTAGAGTACACATTAACCGAGTTTGGGCTTACGTTGTCGCCAATAATGCAGGCTATGGCGAAGTGGGGAGAAGAGTATAGAATAAATAAGCAAAAGGCGTGA
- a CDS encoding OmpA family protein, translating to MNTNLLDLAKGYLSKGVVERVSNMLGESEANTQMTLNGTLPTILSQLVQKSSEPGGSSSIMDLIGQVTTPNRAAGDVIEPAGGILGQLSNLAGGSASDASANQINSLLSMGLGVVSSLFGEKAGGVASALASYGGVKQSSASSLMSLAGPVLLAVLGRKMADEGTGVSGLAGLLSSQTGAIQGAMPTGLGTLLSRIPGLGLLGGLAGSAVAGAGATVRQPAASIPPVSSPVYSDDDNRGSGNRWLPWLLLALGVLGLFFLLRSCNGDKAKETASATADSIGTAAGEAASGMGAAADSAGSALGAAMDSAGSAVSDAAAKLGAFFKRKLPNGIELNIPELGIENQLITFIEDTSKPVDKTTWFNFNNLLFDTGKSTLQAGSDKELDNIAEILKAYPNVNLKIGGYTDNTGSAAVNKKLSQDRAETVMNGIIKRGIAKARLEAEGYGPEHPVASNDTEAGRQQNRRIAVRVAKK from the coding sequence ATGAACACAAACCTGTTAGACCTTGCTAAAGGTTACTTGAGCAAGGGCGTTGTAGAGCGCGTTAGTAACATGCTCGGCGAGAGCGAGGCCAATACGCAGATGACTCTCAACGGTACTCTGCCCACAATTCTGAGCCAATTGGTACAGAAATCGTCGGAGCCGGGTGGCAGCAGCAGCATCATGGATCTGATTGGTCAGGTAACAACCCCCAACCGGGCCGCTGGCGACGTTATCGAACCGGCAGGCGGCATTCTGGGGCAGCTCAGCAATTTGGCGGGTGGCAGTGCTTCAGACGCGTCGGCCAATCAGATAAACAGTTTACTGTCGATGGGATTAGGCGTTGTTTCGAGTTTGTTCGGTGAAAAAGCCGGTGGTGTTGCCAGTGCGCTGGCGTCGTATGGCGGGGTAAAGCAGTCGTCGGCATCCTCACTGATGAGCCTGGCCGGGCCGGTATTGCTGGCCGTGCTGGGCCGGAAAATGGCCGACGAAGGCACGGGCGTTTCGGGTCTGGCGGGCTTGCTGAGCAGCCAGACAGGGGCTATTCAGGGGGCTATGCCTACAGGATTGGGTACACTGCTCAGTAGAATTCCGGGACTGGGTTTGCTGGGTGGTCTGGCGGGCAGCGCGGTAGCGGGTGCCGGTGCTACGGTTCGGCAACCGGCAGCATCGATACCGCCTGTGAGTTCGCCGGTCTACAGCGACGACGATAATCGGGGCAGTGGAAACCGGTGGTTGCCGTGGCTGCTGCTGGCCCTCGGCGTGCTGGGTCTGTTCTTCCTGCTGCGTTCGTGCAACGGTGATAAAGCTAAAGAAACTGCTTCTGCAACGGCAGACAGCATCGGCACAGCCGCTGGTGAAGCCGCGTCGGGTATGGGAGCAGCCGCCGATTCGGCAGGTAGCGCACTGGGAGCAGCAATGGATTCGGCGGGTAGTGCAGTCAGCGACGCAGCCGCCAAATTAGGCGCGTTCTTCAAGCGCAAACTGCCCAACGGCATTGAACTGAACATCCCTGAACTGGGCATTGAAAACCAGCTTATTACCTTTATTGAAGATACCAGCAAGCCGGTTGACAAAACGACGTGGTTCAATTTCAACAACCTGCTGTTCGACACCGGAAAGAGCACGCTGCAAGCTGGCTCCGACAAGGAACTCGACAACATTGCCGAAATCCTGAAAGCCTACCCGAACGTAAACCTGAAAATCGGTGGCTATACCGACAACACCGGCAGTGCAGCCGTAAACAAAAAACTATCGCAGGACCGGGCCGAAACGGTTATGAATGGCATCATCAAGCGCGGCATCGCCAAGGCGCGGCTGGAAGCGGAAGGCTACGGCCCCGAACACCCGGTTGCCAGCAACGACACTGAAGCAGGTCGTCAGCAAAATCGCCGGATTGCCGTTCGGGTAGCGAAGAAGTAG
- a CDS encoding bifunctional 3,4-dihydroxy-2-butanone-4-phosphate synthase/GTP cyclohydrolase II, translating into MNNNSTKSDTPPPEEITPIRLDTVEDAIADIKAGKIILVVDDEDRENEGDMICAAEMITPEMVNFMIREARGLMCAPLTQERCDQLGLDMMVISNTSVHTTPFTVSVDLLGHGCTTGISASDRSKTIRALVDPTTTPDDLGRPGHIFPLRAVEGGVIRRAGHTEAAVDLARLAGLSPVGVLIEVLNEDGTMARLPQLRVMADRFGMKLISIQDLISYRLRTETLIRREIGVDMPTEWGHFDLIAFKQNNTGDTHLALVKGEWDPSEPVLVRVHSSCVTGDIFGSCRCDCGGQLHAAMEMVEAEGRGVVVYMFQEGRGIGLINKLKAYKLQEMGRDTVEANLDLGLPMDARDYGVGAQILRDLGVRKLRLISNNPKKRAGLMGYGLEIVETVALEMPANPHNERYLRTKRDKMGHTILNEPVNEEQ; encoded by the coding sequence ATGAACAATAATAGTACCAAATCCGATACGCCACCGCCTGAAGAAATAACCCCCATTCGGCTCGATACCGTTGAAGACGCCATTGCCGACATCAAAGCTGGCAAGATTATATTGGTTGTCGACGACGAAGATCGTGAGAATGAAGGCGATATGATCTGTGCCGCCGAAATGATCACGCCCGAAATGGTTAACTTCATGATTCGTGAAGCACGCGGTCTGATGTGTGCCCCGCTCACGCAGGAACGCTGCGATCAGTTGGGTCTCGATATGATGGTGATTAGCAACACGTCGGTTCATACTACCCCGTTTACGGTCTCGGTCGATTTGCTCGGCCACGGCTGCACAACGGGCATCTCAGCTTCTGATCGCTCCAAAACCATTCGCGCTTTAGTCGACCCCACCACCACGCCCGACGATCTGGGCCGACCGGGGCATATTTTCCCGTTGCGGGCTGTTGAGGGGGGTGTTATCAGGCGGGCAGGCCATACGGAAGCCGCCGTTGATCTGGCCCGGCTGGCCGGACTGTCGCCGGTGGGGGTGCTCATCGAAGTGCTGAACGAAGATGGAACGATGGCCCGCCTGCCGCAGTTGCGCGTTATGGCCGACCGTTTCGGTATGAAACTTATCAGCATTCAGGATTTGATCTCGTACCGGCTACGTACCGAAACGCTCATCCGTCGCGAAATTGGCGTCGACATGCCTACCGAGTGGGGTCATTTCGATCTCATCGCCTTCAAACAAAATAACACCGGCGACACGCATCTGGCATTAGTGAAAGGCGAGTGGGACCCGAGCGAGCCGGTGTTGGTGCGCGTCCATTCGTCGTGCGTAACGGGCGACATTTTCGGATCGTGCCGTTGCGACTGCGGGGGGCAGCTTCACGCGGCTATGGAAATGGTTGAAGCCGAAGGGCGTGGCGTAGTGGTCTACATGTTTCAGGAAGGACGCGGCATTGGCCTGATTAACAAGCTAAAAGCCTATAAACTTCAGGAAATGGGACGCGATACGGTCGAAGCCAATCTGGACCTGGGTTTGCCGATGGATGCCCGCGACTACGGCGTAGGGGCGCAAATTCTGCGCGACCTCGGCGTTCGGAAACTACGGCTGATCTCGAACAATCCGAAAAAACGGGCGGGCCTGATGGGCTACGGGCTGGAGATTGTCGAGACCGTTGCGCTTGAGATGCCTGCCAACCCGCACAATGAGCGGTATCTGCGCACCAAACGCGACAAAATGGGTCACACCATTTTGAACGAGCCGGTCAATGAAGAGCAATAA
- a CDS encoding gliding motility-associated C-terminal domain-containing protein — protein MLPLEPLKFTAKACSGRVATLDVTLDANTGQYDSFIVRWGEGLPQVITRANINQASYTYTRTGNFTIEIQGQYAGQNATDCITPISKATITVSQANSQPSITRLTTTSDNSISIQYQASPGSTVQLHQKGTDGVYAPTGQTSTGAPFVVQTNAKQVQCFQVVAQDACNNAGQRSDEVCSLVINAQAVNKQNNLSWQPYAGTVSGTRPFRFYRLTRNGSPTGGTITNRNTGSSTDLNVQCGVQYCYAIEATIDGTNGLPQTVVASGPSCVTGINGETPGSFRNTTVSIENGRPRLQAGLPLTGTSTSFTLVINRSSGSGPAETIGTVTNRNTFIDESADPNAGSYCYTLTYINSCGLSSPPSAPVCTIHLSSKSNGSIDWTAESPFLPGPVAEYTVEVIDSVNNTKRDIRVGGNTRYEPDPNDPNLQQQKYRIVATTSTGAVSYSNFFTFRREASIFVPDAFTPNGDGMNDEFLAKGIYVDAFRMTIFDRWGTVVYSTPYKTKGWDGTINGQIAMPGQYMYRIEIEDLTGQKTVRTGGVLLIR, from the coding sequence GTGCTGCCGCTTGAACCGCTAAAATTCACTGCCAAAGCGTGTTCTGGTCGTGTTGCAACGCTTGACGTAACGCTCGATGCTAATACAGGACAGTATGATAGTTTTATTGTGCGCTGGGGTGAGGGACTGCCTCAGGTCATTACAAGAGCCAACATCAATCAGGCTTCATATACGTATACTCGCACTGGAAACTTTACAATCGAAATTCAAGGCCAATACGCGGGACAAAACGCTACTGATTGTATAACCCCAATTTCAAAAGCAACTATTACAGTTTCACAGGCGAACAGTCAACCCTCCATTACCCGCCTGACCACAACCAGCGACAACAGCATTAGCATTCAGTATCAGGCCAGTCCGGGGTCTACGGTGCAACTTCATCAGAAAGGAACCGACGGCGTGTATGCACCGACAGGGCAAACCAGCACGGGCGCGCCGTTTGTAGTGCAAACAAACGCTAAACAAGTACAGTGTTTTCAGGTGGTGGCGCAGGATGCCTGCAACAACGCCGGGCAACGCTCCGACGAGGTTTGTAGCTTGGTAATCAACGCGCAGGCGGTTAACAAGCAGAACAATCTAAGCTGGCAACCGTATGCCGGTACAGTGTCGGGTACGCGTCCGTTTCGATTTTACCGACTAACGCGCAACGGCTCTCCAACCGGCGGCACAATCACGAATCGTAACACGGGTTCGTCAACGGATTTGAACGTGCAGTGTGGTGTGCAATACTGCTACGCCATAGAAGCCACCATCGACGGCACCAATGGCCTGCCGCAAACCGTTGTCGCGTCGGGACCGTCGTGCGTGACGGGCATCAACGGCGAAACGCCGGGCAGTTTTCGTAACACAACGGTATCAATCGAGAACGGGCGTCCGCGTTTGCAGGCGGGTTTGCCGTTAACAGGTACGTCGACCAGTTTCACGTTGGTTATCAATCGAAGCAGCGGCTCCGGCCCGGCGGAGACAATAGGAACGGTTACGAACCGCAACACATTTATCGACGAATCTGCCGATCCGAACGCCGGCTCGTACTGCTACACACTTACGTACATCAACAGTTGTGGCTTGAGTTCGCCCCCGTCGGCTCCGGTTTGTACGATACATTTAAGCTCAAAATCGAACGGTAGTATTGACTGGACCGCCGAGTCGCCGTTTTTGCCCGGCCCCGTGGCCGAGTATACGGTCGAGGTAATTGACTCGGTCAACAACACCAAGCGCGATATTCGGGTGGGCGGTAACACCCGCTACGAACCCGACCCCAACGACCCGAATCTGCAACAGCAGAAATACCGGATTGTAGCCACAACAAGTACCGGTGCTGTTAGCTACTCAAACTTTTTTACCTTTCGGCGCGAAGCCAGTATTTTTGTGCCCGACGCGTTCACGCCCAACGGCGACGGTATGAACGATGAGTTTCTGGCGAAGGGTATTTACGTCGATGCCTTTCGTATGACCATCTTCGACCGATGGGGTACGGTAGTGTATAGCACGCCCTATAAAACCAAAGGCTGGGACGGTACGATAAACGGTCAGATAGCCATGCCGGGGCAATACATGTACCGCATCGAAATCGAAGACCTGACCGGCCAGAAAACTGTTCGTACCGGTGGCGTGTTGTTGATACGATAA